The window AATCGGCCTCCTCAGCGGTCCTGTCTCGACTATAACCGCGCCCGCCAGCCGTAGGATGAGCGGCATGCTCCCACCCATCGCGATCCTCGGCGCCGGCTCTATGGGCGGCGCCATTCTGCACGGCCTCGTCGAGTCGGGGCAGGCGTCAGACCTCATCGTCACGAACCGCACAGCGGCCAAGGCGCAGGCGCTGGCCGGGCTGACCGGCGTGCGCAGCATCGCCCTCGAGCAGCAGGCTGAGGGCAACACGGATGCCGCAGCTGCGGCCGATGTCGTGCTCGTCGGTGTGAAGCCGGCGATGGTGCCTGATCTGCTGCGCGAGATTGCGCCGGCGCTGTCTGCGGGCACCGTGGTGGTGAGCATCGCTGCAGGTGTGACGATCGACACGTTCGAGCAGATCCTGCCGGCCGGGACGCCTGTGCTGCGTTCGATGCCGAACACTCCGGCCCTGGTCGGCAAGGCCGTGACCGGTATCGCCGCGGGCTCGGCGGTCGATGCCGACGACATCGCGGTGGTGCGCGCACTGTTCGAGACCGTCGGCACGGTCATCGAGGTGCCCGAGAACCAGATCGACGCACTCTCGACCATCTCCGGCTCGGGGCCGGCGTATGTGTTCCTGCTCATCGAAGAGCTGACCAAGGCCGCTGTCGGCAAGGGTTTCACCACAGCCGACGCACGCACGATGGCCGAGCAGACCTTCATCG is drawn from Microbacterium protaetiae and contains these coding sequences:
- the proC gene encoding pyrroline-5-carboxylate reductase, with the protein product MSGMLPPIAILGAGSMGGAILHGLVESGQASDLIVTNRTAAKAQALAGLTGVRSIALEQQAEGNTDAAAAADVVLVGVKPAMVPDLLREIAPALSAGTVVVSIAAGVTIDTFEQILPAGTPVLRSMPNTPALVGKAVTGIAAGSAVDADDIAVVRALFETVGTVIEVPENQIDALSTISGSGPAYVFLLIEELTKAAVGKGFTTADARTMAEQTFIGATALLAASGEDPAELRRRVTSPKGTTERAVAVLQQARLDEVFASATDAALARARELAEGH